The following proteins are co-located in the Streptomyces sp. NBC_00435 genome:
- the scpA gene encoding methylmalonyl-CoA mutase has translation MSIPDFSELALSGAAPAAGSEDQWRTALKESTGSDAPGLLWETPEGIGVQPLYTGRDLEGLDFLRTYPGVAPYLRGPYPTMYVNQPWTIRQYAGFSTAEESNAFYRRNLASGQKGLSIAFDLPTHRGYDSDHPRVTGDVGMAGVAIDSIYDMRQLFDGIPLDRMTVSMTMNGAVLPVLALYIVAAEEQGVSPDKLAGTIQNDILKEFMVRNTYIYPPKPSMRIISDIFAFTSQKMPRYNSISISGYHIQEAGATADLELAYTLADGVEYLRAGQAVGLDVDAFAPRLSFFWAIGMNFFMEVAKLRAARLLWARLVKQFDPKNAKSLSLRTHSQTSGWSLTAQDVFNNVTRTCIEAMAATQGHTQSLHTNALDEALALPTDFSARIARNTQLLLQQESGTCRTIDPWGGSAYVEKLTYDLARRAWQHIQEVEAAGGMAQAIDAGIPKLRVEEAAARTQARIDSGRQPVIGVNKYRVATDEQIDVLKVDNSSVRSQQIAKLRRLREERDEAVTQDTLRALTNAAERGEGNLLALAVDAARAKATVGEISDALEKVYGRHASQIRTISGVYRTEAGESPSVERTRALVDRFEEVEGRRPRILVAKMGQDGHDRGQKVIATAFADLGFDVDVGPLFQTPEEVARQAVEADVHVVGVSSLAAGHLTLVPALREQLALEGREDIMIVVGGVIPPADVPTLLEMGATAVFPPGTVIPDAAHDLVTRLAADLGHEL, from the coding sequence TTGAGCATCCCCGATTTCTCCGAACTCGCGCTGAGCGGCGCGGCCCCGGCAGCCGGGTCCGAGGACCAGTGGCGCACGGCCCTGAAGGAGTCCACCGGCTCCGACGCCCCCGGACTCCTGTGGGAGACGCCCGAGGGCATCGGCGTACAGCCGCTGTACACGGGCCGGGACCTGGAGGGCCTGGACTTCCTCCGGACGTATCCGGGCGTGGCCCCGTACCTGCGCGGCCCGTACCCGACGATGTACGTCAACCAGCCCTGGACGATCCGGCAGTACGCGGGCTTCTCCACGGCCGAGGAGTCCAACGCCTTCTACCGGCGCAACCTCGCGTCCGGCCAGAAGGGCCTGTCGATCGCCTTCGACCTGCCCACGCACCGCGGCTACGACAGCGACCACCCGCGCGTGACGGGCGACGTCGGCATGGCGGGCGTGGCGATCGACTCCATTTACGACATGCGTCAACTCTTCGACGGGATCCCCCTCGACAGGATGACGGTGTCGATGACGATGAACGGCGCGGTGCTGCCGGTCCTCGCCCTCTACATCGTGGCGGCGGAGGAGCAGGGCGTCTCCCCCGACAAACTCGCCGGGACCATCCAGAACGACATCCTCAAAGAGTTCATGGTCCGCAACACCTACATCTACCCTCCGAAGCCCTCGATGCGGATCATCTCCGACATCTTCGCCTTCACCTCGCAGAAGATGCCGCGGTACAACTCCATCTCGATCTCCGGCTACCACATCCAGGAGGCCGGGGCCACGGCCGACCTGGAGCTGGCGTACACCCTCGCCGACGGCGTGGAGTACCTGCGGGCCGGGCAGGCCGTCGGGCTGGACGTGGACGCCTTCGCACCGCGCCTGTCGTTCTTCTGGGCGATCGGCATGAACTTCTTCATGGAGGTCGCGAAGCTGCGCGCGGCCCGCCTGCTGTGGGCGCGCCTGGTCAAGCAGTTCGACCCGAAGAACGCGAAGTCCCTCTCCCTGCGCACCCATTCGCAGACCTCCGGCTGGTCCCTCACGGCGCAGGACGTCTTCAACAACGTCACCCGTACCTGTATCGAGGCGATGGCGGCGACCCAGGGCCACACCCAGTCGCTGCACACCAACGCCCTGGACGAGGCCCTCGCCCTGCCGACGGATTTCTCCGCCCGTATCGCCCGCAACACCCAGCTCCTGCTCCAGCAGGAGTCGGGCACCTGCCGCACCATCGACCCCTGGGGCGGCAGCGCGTACGTGGAGAAGCTCACCTACGACCTGGCGCGCCGGGCCTGGCAGCACATCCAGGAGGTCGAGGCGGCCGGCGGCATGGCGCAGGCCATCGACGCGGGCATCCCCAAGCTCCGCGTGGAGGAGGCAGCCGCCCGTACGCAGGCCCGAATCGACTCGGGCCGCCAGCCGGTGATCGGCGTCAACAAGTACCGGGTGGCGACGGACGAGCAGATCGACGTCCTGAAGGTGGACAACTCCTCGGTGCGCTCCCAGCAGATCGCCAAGCTGCGGCGGCTGCGCGAGGAGCGCGACGAGGCGGTCACCCAGGACACCCTGCGGGCGCTGACGAACGCGGCGGAGCGCGGCGAGGGCAACCTCCTGGCGCTCGCGGTGGACGCGGCGCGCGCGAAGGCGACGGTCGGTGAGATCTCGGACGCCCTGGAGAAGGTGTACGGGCGGCACGCCAGCCAGATCCGTACGATCTCGGGTGTGTACCGAACCGAGGCAGGAGAGTCCCCGTCCGTGGAGCGCACGCGCGCGCTCGTCGACCGCTTCGAGGAAGTGGAGGGACGGCGCCCGCGCATCCTGGTCGCCAAGATGGGCCAGGACGGGCACGACCGCGGCCAGAAGGTGATCGCGACCGCCTTCGCCGACCTGGGCTTCGACGTGGATGTCGGCCCGCTGTTCCAGACCCCGGAGGAAGTGGCCCGCCAGGCCGTCGAGGCCGACGTGCACGTCGTCGGCGTCTCCTCCCTCGCGGCCGGCCATCTGACCCTCGTACCGGCGCTGCGCGAGCAGCTGGCGCTGGAGGGGCGCGAGGACATCATGATCGTCGTGGGCGGTGTCATCCCGCCGGCGGACGTCCCCACCCTCCTCGAAATGGGGGCGACGGCGGTGTTCCCGCCCGGCACGGTGATCCCCGACGCGGCGCACGACCTGGTGACGCGGCTCGCCGCGGACCTGGGCCACGAGCTGTAG
- a CDS encoding methylmalonyl-CoA mutase family protein yields the protein MTVLPDDGLSLAAEFPDATHEQWQRLVEGVLRKSGKEVSGEAAEDALSTKLEDGLTTRPLYTAPETAPDTGFPGFAPFVRGGRAEGNAASGWDVRQRIAGTDPVRVNEAALADLENGTTSLWLAVGEAGLPVEGLARALDGVYLDLAPVALDPGAQFAESARTLLALYAERGVAPEAAHASLGADPLGHEARTGQALDLAEAAALAARTAAWPHVRALTVDALPYHEAGGSAAEELGLSLATGVAYLRALTDAGLTTTPLTTEAAFGELEFRYAATADQFLTIAKLRAARRLWARVAEACGTPAAGAQRQHAVTSPVMMTRRDPWVNMLRTTIACMAAGVGGADAVTVLPFDQDLGLPDAFARRISRNTSTILLEESHLARVIDPAGGSYYVERLTDEIAHAAWEFFQSIEKAGGQAAALRSGLVAERLATTWAARSKKLATRREPVTGVSEFPLLTEKPVVREPAPAPLTGGLPRVRRDEAYEALRARSDAHLAATGARPTVFLAALGPAAAHTGRATFASNLFQAGGITPVHEPVSVTPQTAAAAYAASGADGMAVLCSSDALYEEQAEAVAAALRSAGATTVFLAGRPGTAAAAVDEYVFAGCDAVAVLSSVLDRMGVAS from the coding sequence ATGACGGTCCTGCCTGATGACGGGCTCTCCTTGGCCGCCGAATTCCCTGACGCGACGCATGAGCAGTGGCAGCGCCTTGTAGAGGGCGTCCTGCGCAAGTCGGGCAAGGAAGTTTCCGGCGAGGCAGCGGAAGACGCGTTGTCCACGAAGCTCGAGGACGGGCTCACCACCCGCCCGCTGTACACCGCGCCCGAAACCGCGCCCGACACCGGTTTCCCCGGCTTCGCGCCCTTCGTCCGGGGAGGCAGGGCCGAGGGCAATGCCGCCTCGGGCTGGGACGTGCGTCAGCGGATCGCCGGCACCGACCCCGTACGGGTGAACGAGGCGGCCCTGGCCGACCTGGAGAACGGCACCACGTCTCTGTGGCTGGCCGTCGGCGAGGCCGGCCTCCCCGTCGAGGGCCTGGCCCGCGCGCTGGACGGGGTCTACCTCGACCTCGCGCCCGTCGCCCTCGACCCGGGGGCCCAATTCGCGGAATCCGCCCGGACCTTGCTCGCGCTGTACGCCGAGCGCGGGGTGGCCCCCGAGGCCGCCCACGCCTCACTGGGCGCCGACCCGCTGGGCCACGAGGCGCGGACGGGGCAGGCCCTGGACCTGGCGGAAGCCGCCGCGCTCGCCGCACGGACGGCCGCCTGGCCCCACGTACGCGCCCTGACGGTCGACGCCCTGCCGTACCACGAGGCGGGCGGCAGCGCCGCCGAGGAGCTGGGGCTCTCCCTGGCCACCGGGGTCGCGTACCTGCGCGCCCTCACCGACGCCGGCCTCACCACGACCCCGCTCACCACGGAAGCGGCCTTCGGCGAGCTGGAGTTCCGCTACGCCGCCACCGCCGACCAGTTCCTCACCATCGCCAAGCTGCGCGCCGCACGCCGCCTCTGGGCCCGTGTGGCCGAGGCCTGCGGGACCCCGGCGGCCGGCGCCCAGCGCCAGCACGCCGTGACCTCGCCGGTGATGATGACCCGCCGCGACCCCTGGGTGAACATGCTGCGCACCACCATCGCCTGCATGGCGGCGGGCGTGGGCGGCGCGGACGCGGTCACCGTGCTCCCGTTCGACCAGGACCTCGGCCTGCCCGACGCCTTCGCGCGCCGCATCTCGCGCAACACCTCCACCATCCTGCTGGAGGAGTCCCACCTGGCCCGCGTGATCGATCCGGCCGGCGGCTCGTACTACGTCGAGCGGCTCACGGACGAAATCGCCCACGCGGCGTGGGAGTTCTTCCAGAGCATCGAGAAGGCGGGCGGCCAGGCCGCCGCCCTGCGCTCGGGCCTGGTCGCCGAACGCCTCGCCACCACCTGGGCCGCACGCTCGAAGAAGCTGGCCACGCGCCGCGAACCCGTCACCGGGGTGAGCGAGTTCCCGCTGCTCACCGAGAAGCCGGTGGTACGCGAACCCGCGCCGGCCCCGCTCACCGGCGGACTGCCCCGCGTCCGGCGCGACGAGGCCTACGAGGCCCTGCGCGCCCGCAGCGACGCCCACCTGGCGGCGACGGGCGCCCGGCCCACGGTCTTCCTGGCGGCCCTCGGCCCCGCGGCCGCGCACACCGGGCGCGCCACCTTCGCCTCCAACCTGTTCCAGGCGGGCGGCATCACCCCGGTGCACGAACCGGTGTCGGTGACCCCGCAGACGGCCGCGGCGGCGTACGCCGCGAGCGGCGCGGACGGCATGGCCGTGCTGTGCTCCAGCGACGCGCTGTACGAGGAGCAGGCCGAGGCGGTCGCCGCGGCCCTGCGCTCGGCGGGTGCGACGACCGTGTTCCTCGCGGGTAGGCCCGGTACCGCCGCGGCGGCCGTGGACGAGTACGTCTTCGCCGGCTGCGACGCGGTCGCCGTGCTGTCCTCCGTACTCGACCGGATGGGAGTCGCGTCTTGA
- a CDS encoding ROK family transcriptional regulator, translating to MPPTPGDSRAAANAAAVLSAVLTQGPIARSDIPKLCGLSPAAVSRQTTALLRAGLLRELRELPEPPATADPGAPGRPRIPLDLHTGPVGGPLAAGLHVGVPHSTFSLVDLRGRVLARRAFSHAGRSPDGLPAAIADELARFLEEFDTGRPLLGLGAALGGWVRPADGTVVRHDALGWHGLPLADELSQRLGLPVSVDNHARAIAHAEILFGRPEARSSLLHLFIGNVVDAAFGIEGTVHQGPGAAAGDVAHLPVPGSRTPCACGRTGCLQASVCDSVTGAEAVRRGIVPEPSVNLLVDAAATGDPRADRLLRERARTVGRAAALLLDVFNPAVMVVSELSSILQDCYLDEIREAAGDPDRYGRRIVAPHAGPAVLPVAAATVLLAPLFRDPSRLT from the coding sequence GTGCCCCCCACCCCCGGTGACAGCCGGGCCGCCGCCAACGCCGCCGCCGTGCTGAGCGCCGTCCTCACGCAGGGACCCATCGCGCGCAGTGACATCCCGAAGCTCTGCGGCCTCAGCCCCGCCGCGGTGTCACGGCAGACCACGGCCCTCCTCCGCGCCGGGCTGCTCCGCGAGCTCCGCGAACTCCCCGAGCCCCCCGCCACCGCGGACCCGGGCGCCCCCGGCCGCCCCCGCATCCCCCTCGACCTGCACACCGGTCCCGTCGGCGGCCCCCTCGCCGCCGGTCTGCACGTCGGCGTGCCCCACTCCACCTTCAGCCTGGTGGACCTCCGCGGCCGCGTCCTGGCCCGCCGGGCGTTCTCCCACGCGGGCCGCTCCCCCGACGGGCTCCCCGCCGCCATCGCGGACGAACTCGCCCGGTTCCTCGAAGAGTTCGACACCGGCCGCCCCCTCCTCGGCCTCGGTGCGGCCCTCGGCGGCTGGGTCCGCCCCGCGGACGGCACGGTCGTGCGCCACGACGCGCTCGGCTGGCACGGGCTCCCTCTCGCCGACGAGCTCTCCCAGCGCCTCGGCCTGCCCGTCTCCGTGGACAACCACGCCCGTGCCATCGCCCACGCCGAGATCCTCTTCGGCCGCCCCGAGGCCCGCTCCAGCCTTCTCCACCTCTTCATCGGCAACGTCGTCGACGCCGCCTTCGGCATCGAGGGCACCGTGCACCAGGGACCCGGCGCGGCCGCCGGCGACGTCGCGCACCTGCCCGTGCCCGGTTCGCGCACCCCCTGCGCGTGCGGCCGTACGGGTTGTCTGCAGGCCAGCGTCTGCGATTCGGTCACCGGCGCCGAGGCCGTCCGCCGCGGCATCGTCCCCGAGCCCTCCGTCAACCTGCTCGTCGACGCGGCCGCCACCGGTGACCCCCGCGCCGACCGGCTGCTGCGCGAACGCGCCCGTACCGTCGGCCGGGCCGCCGCACTGCTCCTCGACGTGTTCAACCCGGCCGTCATGGTGGTCAGCGAGCTCTCCAGCATCCTGCAGGACTGCTACCTGGACGAGATCCGCGAGGCGGCCGGCGATCCCGACCGCTACGGGCGCCGGATCGTCGCCCCGCACGCGGGGCCCGCCGTACTCCCGGTAGCCGCAGCGACCGTCCTCCTCGCCCCGCTCTTCCGTGACCCCTCCCGTCTCACATGA
- a CDS encoding TauD/TfdA dioxygenase family protein, which translates to MTTATRTDLTVTRLGGRIGAVIGGVRLGGELGAEEIAGIRTALLAHKVVFFRGQDHLDEAGHEAFAELLGAPVAHPTVPSADGRYALGIDSHHGARANQWHTDVTFVPAYPAFSILRAVTIPPYGGNTLWANTATAYAGLPEPLRVLADSLRAVHSNEYDYAALKPDALPEALAQYREVFTSTKFLTEHPVVRVHPETGERTLLLGNFVQRISGLTGRDSRLLQDLFQAHIELPENTVRWQWQTGDVAIWDNRATQHYGVDDSDDHERTLRRVTVDGDIPVGPDGVPSRLISPQEVPDPAFGIASGASASDSATAV; encoded by the coding sequence ATGACCACTGCCACCCGCACCGACCTCACCGTCACCAGGCTCGGCGGGCGGATAGGCGCCGTGATCGGCGGAGTCCGCCTCGGCGGCGAGCTCGGGGCCGAGGAGATCGCCGGGATCCGGACCGCGCTGCTCGCCCACAAGGTCGTCTTCTTCCGCGGTCAGGACCACCTCGACGAAGCCGGCCACGAGGCCTTCGCCGAGCTCCTCGGAGCGCCCGTCGCGCACCCCACCGTCCCCTCCGCCGACGGGCGTTACGCGCTCGGCATCGACTCCCACCACGGGGCCCGCGCCAACCAGTGGCACACGGACGTCACCTTCGTCCCCGCGTACCCCGCCTTCTCGATCCTGCGCGCCGTCACCATCCCGCCCTACGGTGGCAACACCCTGTGGGCCAACACGGCCACCGCCTACGCAGGCCTGCCCGAGCCGCTGCGCGTCCTGGCCGACAGCCTGCGCGCCGTGCACTCCAACGAGTACGACTACGCGGCCCTGAAGCCCGACGCCCTGCCCGAGGCGCTCGCCCAGTACCGCGAGGTGTTCACCTCCACCAAGTTCCTCACGGAGCACCCGGTGGTCCGCGTCCACCCCGAGACCGGCGAACGCACCTTGCTGCTCGGCAACTTCGTCCAGCGGATCAGCGGCCTCACCGGTCGGGACTCGCGCCTCCTCCAGGACCTCTTCCAGGCCCACATCGAGCTCCCCGAGAACACCGTCCGCTGGCAGTGGCAGACCGGTGACGTCGCCATCTGGGACAACCGCGCCACCCAGCACTACGGCGTCGACGACTCCGACGACCACGAGCGCACCCTGCGCCGCGTCACGGTCGACGGCGACATCCCGGTCGGGCCGGACGGAGTGCCGTCCCGGCTGATCAGCCCGCAAGAGGTGCCCGACCCGGCCTTCGGCATCGCCTCCGGGGCCTCCGCCTCGGACTCCGCCACCGCCGTCTGA
- the ssuE gene encoding NADPH-dependent FMN reductase, giving the protein MPKLLALTGSPSVHSRTAVVADHVLRRLNHAGFETAHLAVRELPAADLLSARRGEPEILRALGAVAEADGIVIATPVYKASYTGLLKAFLDLLPQDGLAGKTVLPLATGGSLAHVLTIDYALRPVLAALGARHVTAGRFVLDSSVERGAGPDRLRPEAELDLFQAVDEFAEALRAAEAAALTAAH; this is encoded by the coding sequence GTGCCCAAGCTGCTCGCCCTCACCGGCAGCCCGTCCGTCCACTCCCGTACCGCCGTCGTGGCCGATCACGTGCTGCGCCGTCTGAACCACGCCGGGTTCGAGACCGCCCACCTCGCGGTCCGGGAGCTGCCCGCCGCCGACCTGCTCTCCGCCCGCCGAGGCGAGCCCGAGATCCTGCGGGCCCTCGGGGCCGTCGCCGAAGCCGACGGGATCGTCATCGCGACCCCGGTCTACAAGGCCTCGTACACCGGGCTCCTCAAGGCCTTCCTCGACCTGCTCCCGCAGGACGGGCTGGCCGGCAAAACGGTTCTCCCGCTGGCCACGGGCGGCAGCCTCGCCCACGTCCTGACCATCGACTACGCCTTGCGCCCGGTCCTCGCCGCGCTCGGCGCCCGGCACGTCACCGCGGGCCGCTTCGTCCTGGACTCCTCCGTCGAGCGCGGGGCCGGCCCCGACCGGCTGCGGCCCGAGGCGGAGCTGGACCTCTTCCAGGCCGTCGACGAGTTCGCCGAGGCCCTGCGCGCGGCCGAGGCCGCCGCGCTCACCGCCGCGCACTGA
- a CDS encoding ABC transporter substrate-binding protein has protein sequence MPAAFTTTRTSRRQFLTLLGISAAAVSCGTATATGARGDQVTSLKYQGSVGAVTLPELAADLGFLGEVTLDWVGNTISGPQDIQSAATGQTHFGGAFNGAIVKLASSKAQIKAVASYYGSDKDTYLGYYVLEDSPIRSARDLVGKKVGMNTLGAHAQALLDIYLERNGVPKAEAAKVEALVVPPVNTEQALRQKQIEVGVLSGVLRDKALATGGIRPLFKDFELLGSFSAGSYVMTQRFIKENPDTVRTFTTGVAKAIEWSRTTPREEVVARMTEIVKKRGRNEDTATLRYWHSYGVAEPGGRIADKEFQLWIDWLGERGEIKKGQLKAADLYTNEFNGLGKG, from the coding sequence ATGCCCGCAGCCTTCACCACGACCCGCACCTCCCGACGCCAGTTCCTCACCCTGCTCGGCATCTCGGCGGCCGCGGTGAGCTGCGGGACGGCGACTGCCACCGGCGCCCGCGGCGACCAGGTCACCTCCCTGAAGTACCAGGGGAGCGTCGGCGCGGTGACGCTCCCCGAGCTCGCCGCGGACCTCGGTTTCCTCGGGGAGGTCACCCTGGACTGGGTCGGCAACACCATCAGCGGCCCCCAGGACATCCAGTCCGCCGCCACCGGCCAGACCCACTTCGGCGGCGCCTTCAACGGCGCGATCGTCAAACTGGCGTCGAGCAAGGCCCAGATCAAGGCCGTCGCCTCCTACTACGGCTCCGACAAGGACACGTACCTCGGCTACTACGTCCTGGAGGACAGCCCGATCCGCTCCGCCCGCGACCTGGTCGGCAAGAAGGTCGGCATGAACACCCTGGGTGCCCACGCCCAGGCCCTGCTCGACATCTACCTGGAGCGCAACGGAGTCCCGAAGGCCGAGGCGGCCAAGGTGGAGGCACTCGTCGTACCGCCGGTCAACACCGAACAGGCGCTGCGCCAGAAGCAGATCGAGGTCGGCGTCCTCAGCGGCGTCCTGCGGGACAAGGCCCTCGCGACGGGGGGCATCCGCCCGCTGTTCAAGGACTTCGAGCTGCTCGGCTCGTTCAGTGCCGGCTCGTACGTGATGACCCAGCGCTTCATCAAGGAGAACCCGGACACCGTCCGGACCTTCACCACGGGCGTGGCCAAGGCCATCGAGTGGTCCCGCACCACCCCGCGCGAGGAGGTCGTCGCGCGGATGACGGAGATCGTCAAGAAGCGCGGCCGCAACGAGGACACCGCGACCCTGCGGTACTGGCACTCCTACGGGGTCGCCGAGCCCGGCGGCCGGATCGCCGACAAGGAGTTCCAGCTGTGGATCGACTGGCTGGGCGAGCGCGGCGAGATCAAGAAGGGCCAGCTCAAGGCGGCCGACCTCTACACCAACGAGTTCAACGGACTCGGGAAGGGCTGA
- a CDS encoding ABC transporter ATP-binding protein, with protein MAKIVFESVTKTFPTKDRKNRRSKEEFTALDGIDLEIGAGEFVVVVGPSGCGKSTLLDLLGGLTPPTSGRILLDGKPVTGPGLDRGIVFQQYALLPWRTALGNIEFGLEATGVPRRQRTAKAREFLDLVGLTGFEDRHPHELSGGMRQRVAIARSLAYDPDVLLMDEPFAALDAQTRESLQDELRRIWQSTGKTVVFITHGIEEAVYLGQRVAVITSRPGRVKQVVPVSFGDRSAGATGEDLRSSPEFARYRHEIWTLLHDEVARAQQLEKEEATV; from the coding sequence ATGGCGAAGATCGTGTTCGAGTCCGTGACCAAGACCTTCCCGACGAAGGACCGCAAGAACAGGAGGAGCAAGGAGGAGTTCACCGCACTCGACGGGATCGACCTGGAGATCGGGGCGGGGGAGTTCGTGGTCGTCGTGGGCCCCAGCGGCTGCGGCAAGTCCACCCTCCTGGACCTGCTCGGGGGTCTGACCCCGCCGACCTCCGGCAGGATCCTGCTCGACGGCAAGCCGGTCACCGGGCCGGGGCTGGACCGCGGAATCGTCTTCCAGCAGTACGCTCTGCTGCCGTGGCGCACCGCGCTGGGCAACATCGAGTTCGGGCTGGAGGCGACCGGCGTCCCGCGCCGTCAGCGCACGGCGAAGGCCCGTGAGTTCCTGGACCTCGTCGGCCTCACCGGATTCGAGGACCGGCACCCGCACGAGCTGTCCGGGGGCATGCGCCAGCGGGTCGCCATCGCGCGCTCGCTCGCGTACGACCCGGACGTGCTGCTGATGGACGAGCCGTTCGCCGCGCTCGACGCGCAGACCCGCGAGTCCCTCCAGGACGAACTGCGCCGGATCTGGCAGAGCACCGGAAAGACGGTCGTGTTCATCACGCACGGCATCGAGGAGGCCGTGTACCTCGGGCAGCGGGTGGCCGTCATCACCTCCCGCCCCGGCCGGGTCAAGCAGGTGGTCCCCGTGTCGTTCGGCGACCGGTCCGCCGGGGCGACCGGTGAGGACCTGCGCTCCAGCCCGGAGTTCGCCCGCTACCGCCACGAGATCTGGACCCTGCTCCACGACGAGGTGGCCCGCGCCCAGCAACTGGAGAAGGAGGAGGCCACCGTATGA
- a CDS encoding ABC transporter permease, translating to MSTTVELAEAQETPVRDVAPPVVREPARATVRAPAAAAALKVLRGLRAVVLRSAAIVALLALWETAPRLGLVDATFLPPVSEVAVAWWELLGNGQLAEHTQASLVRSFGGFGIAVAVAVPLGLLIGWYRPVAVLLGPLLEVFRNTAALALLPVFVLLLGIGETSKVSIVVYACVWPILLNTISAVGNADPTLVKLARSMDLSTPKLFQKVILPASVPAIFTGIRLAGAVSILVLVAAEMIGAKAGLGYLINASQFNFAIPQMYSGIVTISAIGLAFNQILVAIERRLSLWRVPS from the coding sequence ATGAGCACCACAGTGGAGTTGGCGGAGGCGCAGGAGACGCCGGTCCGGGACGTGGCGCCCCCGGTGGTACGGGAGCCCGCGCGGGCCACCGTACGGGCACCGGCCGCCGCCGCGGCCCTGAAGGTCCTGCGGGGGCTGCGGGCGGTGGTGCTGCGCTCGGCGGCGATCGTCGCCCTGCTCGCGTTGTGGGAGACGGCGCCGCGGCTGGGGCTGGTCGACGCGACGTTCCTGCCGCCGGTCAGCGAGGTCGCCGTGGCCTGGTGGGAGCTCCTGGGCAACGGACAGCTCGCCGAGCACACCCAGGCCAGCCTGGTCCGCTCGTTCGGCGGGTTCGGCATCGCGGTCGCCGTGGCGGTCCCGCTCGGGCTGCTGATCGGCTGGTACCGGCCGGTGGCGGTGCTGCTGGGGCCGCTGCTGGAGGTGTTCCGCAACACGGCGGCGCTCGCGCTGCTGCCGGTGTTCGTCCTGCTGCTGGGCATCGGGGAGACCTCGAAGGTCTCGATCGTCGTGTACGCCTGCGTCTGGCCGATCCTGCTGAACACCATCAGCGCGGTGGGCAACGCCGATCCGACCCTCGTGAAACTGGCGCGCTCGATGGACCTGTCCACGCCGAAGCTGTTCCAGAAGGTGATCCTGCCGGCCTCGGTACCGGCCATCTTCACCGGCATCCGGCTGGCGGGGGCCGTGTCCATCCTGGTCCTGGTCGCCGCCGAGATGATCGGCGCGAAGGCGGGCCTCGGCTACCTGATCAACGCCTCGCAGTTCAACTTCGCGATCCCGCAGATGTACTCGGGCATCGTCACCATCTCCGCGATCGGCCTGGCCTTCAACCAGATCCTCGTCGCGATCGAACGCCGGCTGAGCCTGTGGCGCGTTCCGTCCTGA